A genomic segment from Vicia villosa cultivar HV-30 ecotype Madison, WI unplaced genomic scaffold, Vvil1.0 ctg.000470F_1_1, whole genome shotgun sequence encodes:
- the LOC131628667 gene encoding uncharacterized protein LOC131628667, protein MANLLNMFFSIMLIEVSLLALLMGNSKATHRFIDIKDHIDHQVSLQTRSVHRIARLSPEGPNPHHDNSLQPKSDHHIAKLSPGGPDPHHHLSLQTRNVHHIARLSPEGPDPHHHVSLPTGNVHHIERLSPGGPDSHHHDFLQTRNVHEIARLSPGGPNPHHDNSLNPTSVDHIAKLSPGGPDPHHHLSLQTRNVHHIARLSPEGPDPHHHVSLQTGNVHRIERLSPGGPDSHHHDFLKTRNVHGIARLSPGGPNPHHDNSLHPTSVHLTAKLSLRGHNPNYPNSFQP, encoded by the coding sequence ATGGCAAATTTGCTAAACATGTTCTTTTCAATAATGCTTATCGAAGTATCTCTTTTAGCATTGTTGATGGGAAATTCCAAAGCAACTCATCGCTTTATTGATATTAAGGATCATATTGATCACCAAGTTTCCTTACAAACGAGGAGTGTTCATCGCattgcaagattgagtccagAAGGACCTAATCCACACCACGACAATTCCTTACAGCCAAAAAGTGATCATCACATTGCAAAATTGAGTCCAGGAGGTCCCGATCCACATCACCATCTTTCCTTACAAACGAGGAATGTTCATCACattgcaagattgagtccagAAGGTCCAGATCCACACCACCATGTTTCCTTACCAACGGGGAATGTTCATCACATTGAAAgattgagtccaggaggtccAGATTCACACCACCATGATTTCTTGCAAACTAGAAATGTTCATGAAattgcaagattgagtccaggaggtccTAATCCACACCATGACAATTCCTTAAATCCAACGAGTGTCGATCACATTGCAAAATTGAGTCCAGGAGGTCCCGATCCACATCACCATCTTTCCTTACAAACGAGGAATGTTCATCACattgcaagattgagtccagAAGGTCCAGATCCACACCACCATGTTTCCTTACAAACGGGGAATGTTCATCGCATTGAAAgattgagtccaggaggtccAGATTCACACCACCATGATTTCTTGAAAACTAGAAACGTTCATGGAattgcaagattgagtccaggaggtccTAATCCACACCACGACAATTCCTTACATCCAACGAGTGTCCATCTCACTGCAAAATTAAGTCTAAGAGGTCATAATCCAAACTACCCGAATTCCTTTCAACCTTAG